A window of the Arenibacter algicola genome harbors these coding sequences:
- a CDS encoding ABC-F family ATP-binding cassette domain-containing protein gives MLNIHNLSVSFGGEYLFEEISFRLNSGDRVGLIGKNGAGKSTLLKILSKDMPIDSGTIASDKDLKMGFLRQDIDFDLGRTVQEEAHQAFEEIKALELRLDEINHQLAERTDYESEAYNQLIIDLNDVTHHYEILGGYNYQGETEKVLLGLGFKREDFDRKTETFSGGWRMRIELAKLLLQSNDVLLLDEPTNHLDIESIIWLENFLKNYPGGVMIVSHDKMFLDNVTNRTIEISLGRIYDYNKPYSKYLVLRNEIKQQQLNAQKNQEKEIQQAERLIEKFRAKSTKASMAQSLIKKLDKMERIEVDEDDNSVMNLRFQISVTPGKVVTEIEGLSKSYGDNHVLKKIDLLIERDSKTAFVGQNGQGKSTLAKIMVGDLNHKGHLKLGHNVQIGYFAQNQAEYLDGEKTILDTMIDAANEKNRSKVRDILGSFLFRGDEVEKYVKVLSGGERNRLALAKMLLQPFNVLVMDEPTNHLDIKSKNVLKQALQNFDGTLILVSHDRDFLQGLTNKVYEFKDGSIKEYLGDIDFYLEQRKVDDFRAIEKKQTVVHKKEKPQEKHIDFEDQKKIKSLKNRLSSTESDIASLEKEIAAIDHDLLMNYDATIAKANFFDSYQKKKKNLESLMKTWENITLELEEISL, from the coding sequence ATGCTTAATATCCACAATCTCTCCGTTTCTTTTGGAGGAGAATATCTGTTTGAAGAAATATCTTTCCGTTTAAATTCCGGAGATCGAGTTGGTCTAATAGGAAAAAATGGAGCAGGGAAATCTACGCTTTTGAAAATTTTATCAAAGGATATGCCCATAGATTCGGGTACTATAGCCTCTGATAAGGATCTTAAAATGGGATTCTTGAGACAGGATATCGATTTTGATCTAGGTAGGACGGTGCAGGAAGAGGCGCATCAGGCCTTTGAGGAAATAAAAGCTTTGGAGTTGAGGTTGGACGAGATTAACCATCAGTTGGCAGAACGTACCGACTATGAAAGTGAGGCCTATAATCAATTAATTATAGACTTGAACGATGTAACCCATCATTATGAGATATTGGGAGGGTACAACTATCAGGGCGAAACCGAAAAAGTATTGTTGGGTCTGGGTTTTAAACGTGAGGATTTTGATCGTAAAACAGAAACCTTTTCCGGAGGTTGGAGGATGCGGATAGAATTGGCAAAACTTTTGTTACAGAGCAATGACGTGCTCTTGTTGGATGAGCCAACAAACCACCTGGATATAGAATCAATTATTTGGTTGGAAAATTTCCTGAAGAATTATCCAGGGGGTGTAATGATAGTCTCCCACGATAAAATGTTTTTGGATAATGTTACCAATAGGACTATTGAAATTTCCTTGGGAAGGATATATGATTACAATAAGCCCTACTCCAAATATTTGGTACTAAGGAACGAAATAAAGCAACAGCAGCTAAATGCCCAGAAAAACCAAGAGAAGGAAATACAGCAGGCGGAAAGACTGATTGAAAAGTTCAGGGCCAAATCCACAAAGGCTTCCATGGCACAGTCCCTGATCAAGAAGCTCGATAAAATGGAGCGGATAGAGGTTGATGAGGATGACAATAGTGTAATGAACCTAAGATTTCAAATTTCCGTTACCCCTGGTAAAGTTGTAACAGAAATAGAAGGTCTGTCCAAGAGTTATGGGGATAACCATGTTTTAAAGAAAATAGACCTATTGATAGAGCGCGACTCCAAGACGGCCTTTGTTGGACAAAATGGGCAAGGGAAATCCACTCTCGCTAAAATAATGGTGGGAGATTTGAATCATAAGGGGCATCTAAAATTAGGGCATAATGTTCAAATCGGTTATTTCGCACAAAATCAGGCAGAATATTTGGATGGGGAAAAGACTATTTTGGATACCATGATAGATGCGGCCAATGAAAAGAACAGAAGTAAAGTTAGGGATATATTAGGGTCTTTTTTATTTAGGGGCGATGAGGTGGAGAAATATGTAAAAGTACTATCCGGAGGTGAGCGGAATAGATTGGCCCTTGCTAAAATGTTACTACAGCCCTTTAATGTGTTGGTTATGGATGAGCCAACAAACCATTTGGATATTAAATCCAAGAATGTGCTTAAGCAGGCACTTCAGAATTTTGATGGAACATTGATATTGGTGAGTCACGATAGGGATTTTTTGCAAGGCCTTACCAACAAGGTATATGAATTTAAGGATGGTAGCATCAAAGAATATCTTGGGGATATCGATTTCTATTTGGAACAGAGGAAAGTTGATGATTTCAGGGCTATAGAAAAGAAGCAAACAGTAGTTCATAAAAAAGAAAAACCCCAGGAGAAACACATCGATTTCGAAGATCAAAAAAAGATAAAATCCTTAAAAAATAGGCTCAGTTCAACGGAAAGTGACATTGCCAGCTTAGAAAAAGAGATAGCTGCAATTGATCATGACCTACTTATGAATTATGATGCAACAATTGCAAAGGCCAATTTTTTCGATTCATATCAAAAGAAAAAAAAGAACCTCGAAAGCCTAATGAAAACTTGGGAAAATATCACTTTGGAACTCGAAGAAATCTCTTTGTAG
- a CDS encoding leucine-rich repeat domain-containing protein: protein MIQQKLHRACFFGVIVFCIVFATAANAMVPKSEKNVLLELYKSTQGQKWNTTWDVNAPVDTWFGVTVQNGHVVDINLFRNNLVGSLPESIGDLKHLVNLNLAFNVISGEIPKSIAQLSKLEVLKLEMNRLEGEIPSEIGNMKSLVKLSAFNNFLSGRIPESLGNIQTLKELNLSSNELTGRIPNSLGELSKLESLGLFENKLYGSIPGELGKLGQLKELVLANNELGGEIPKEFGQLGSLKVLQIQNNNIFSFDNLESMNSGQFLVFDYDKVEVEKENKYKDFDVIKTRMADTKFEDEMEE, encoded by the coding sequence ATGATACAACAAAAATTACATAGAGCGTGCTTTTTTGGAGTGATTGTATTTTGTATAGTATTTGCCACTGCGGCAAATGCCATGGTTCCAAAAAGCGAAAAAAACGTGTTATTGGAACTTTACAAAAGCACCCAAGGTCAAAAATGGAATACTACATGGGATGTTAATGCCCCAGTTGACACCTGGTTTGGGGTGACGGTCCAAAACGGGCATGTGGTGGATATTAACCTTTTCAGGAATAACCTTGTCGGTAGCCTACCAGAAAGTATAGGGGATTTGAAACACTTGGTAAATCTAAACCTTGCCTTTAATGTCATAAGTGGGGAAATTCCAAAAAGTATAGCCCAATTAAGTAAATTGGAGGTGTTGAAACTGGAGATGAACAGGTTGGAGGGTGAAATACCATCAGAAATTGGGAATATGAAATCCTTGGTTAAACTTTCTGCCTTCAATAACTTCTTAAGTGGAAGAATACCCGAAAGTCTTGGAAATATTCAAACCTTAAAGGAGCTTAATTTGTCCAGCAATGAACTTACAGGGCGCATACCTAACTCTTTGGGAGAACTATCAAAATTGGAGAGTCTGGGACTTTTTGAAAATAAATTGTACGGTTCTATCCCTGGTGAATTGGGCAAATTGGGACAATTAAAAGAGCTGGTACTGGCAAACAATGAACTTGGCGGGGAAATTCCCAAAGAGTTTGGGCAATTGGGCAGCCTAAAGGTCCTTCAAATTCAGAATAACAATATTTTCTCTTTTGATAATTTGGAAAGCATGAATTCTGGTCAGTTCCTTGTCTTTGATTACGATAAGGTAGAAGTAGAAAAAGAAAATAAGTATAAGGATTTTGATGTCATTAAAACAAGAATGGCAGATACGAAGTTTGAGGATGAAATGGAGGAATAG
- the porN gene encoding type IX secretion system ring subunit PorN/GldN → MNWKNVLLIGVVVLLPLSISAQANILNAKLPEEIGKKTEAQIAKDNDAPLPYAYVDDRDILWSKTVWEVIDLDERVNFPLYYPLDTIDIGPDRRSLYDVLIKNIKNGKLTDVYVDSYFTEKRKFSDLAATLQKVDTTDYGYEQFNAGEPISPEYINRRNLTAADLEEYLIKGIWYFDKRLGELKYRLLGIAPVAPDVNFIDDESMDLAEAKVPLFWVWYPSARQILHEAKVFNQRNSAQPISFDMLLNARRFNATIYKEDNVHGDREVKDYIADNALFQLLESKRIKEVIRDREQDMWAY, encoded by the coding sequence ATGAATTGGAAAAATGTTTTATTAATTGGAGTAGTGGTCCTGTTGCCATTGTCTATTTCCGCCCAGGCAAATATTTTAAATGCCAAATTACCGGAAGAGATAGGGAAGAAGACAGAAGCACAAATTGCTAAAGATAATGACGCTCCTTTACCTTACGCTTACGTGGATGACAGGGACATTCTCTGGTCCAAAACCGTTTGGGAGGTAATCGACTTGGACGAGCGTGTTAACTTTCCGCTGTATTATCCTTTGGATACTATTGATATAGGTCCGGACAGAAGGTCATTGTATGATGTGTTGATCAAAAACATTAAGAATGGTAAATTGACAGATGTTTATGTAGACTCTTATTTTACCGAAAAAAGAAAGTTCAGCGATTTGGCTGCAACTTTACAAAAAGTAGATACTACGGACTACGGATACGAGCAATTTAATGCAGGAGAGCCTATTTCTCCTGAATATATTAATCGTAGGAACCTTACTGCTGCCGATTTGGAGGAATACCTTATTAAAGGAATCTGGTATTTCGACAAAAGATTGGGTGAACTAAAATACCGATTGTTGGGTATTGCACCTGTAGCTCCAGACGTTAACTTTATAGATGATGAATCTATGGATTTGGCCGAGGCAAAAGTTCCATTGTTCTGGGTATGGTATCCTAGTGCCAGACAGATATTACATGAAGCCAAAGTGTTTAACCAACGGAATTCCGCGCAGCCTATTTCTTTTGATATGTTGTTGAACGCAAGAAGATTCAATGCAACGATCTATAAAGAAGATAACGTGCATGGAGACCGTGAGGTTAAGGACTATATTGCAGATAATGCCTTGTTCCAATTATTGGAATCCAAACGTATTAAGGAGGTTATCCGAGATAGGGAACAAGATATGTGGGCCTACTAG
- a CDS encoding DUF983 domain-containing protein — translation MLKKGNKLYSILTGTCPKCHEESMYQDKNPYHLGNIFKMNERCSHCGTKYKIEPSFFYGAMYVSYGVGVAFAVAAFVIAFLFFKATLINTFIAIIATMIVFMPFIIRVSRNIWINFFIKYDPKATTKINS, via the coding sequence ATGTTAAAAAAAGGAAACAAACTCTACAGCATTTTAACAGGAACTTGTCCTAAATGTCATGAAGAGAGTATGTATCAGGACAAAAACCCATATCATTTGGGCAATATCTTCAAAATGAACGAGCGTTGTTCGCATTGCGGAACCAAATATAAAATAGAACCCTCTTTTTTTTACGGGGCCATGTATGTTAGTTACGGTGTAGGTGTAGCCTTTGCCGTAGCCGCTTTCGTAATTGCCTTTTTATTTTTCAAAGCTACCTTGATAAATACATTTATTGCAATCATTGCTACAATGATCGTATTTATGCCATTTATCATTAGGGTATCGCGAAACATCTGGATCAATTTCTTCATAAAATACGACCCAAAGGCCACCACTAAGATCAATTCCTAA
- a CDS encoding efflux RND transporter permease subunit: MRNIIAYFIKYHVAVNVIIVAFLIFGIVGALSLKSSYFPLTDSKNISINVTYPGASPQEVEEGIVLKIEDNLKGLEGVDRVTSTSRENSGIINVEIEKGRDIDFMLLEVKNAVDRVPSFPTGMEPLVVSKLEAVRQTISFAISGENISLSALKQIGRQVENDIRAMEGISQIGITGYPAEEIEIAVNENSLLAYNVSFDEVAQAVSNANILVTGGNIKTNAEEFLIRANNRSYYGNELSNVIVRANASGQTVRLKDVAVIRDRFSETPNATYFNGNLAVNIAITSTNTEDLITSSEKVKEYIEEYNQKHNNVKLSVVSDQSVTLTQRTQLLTENAIMGMILVLIFLSLFLNTRLAFWVAFGLPVAFLGMFVFAGFFDVTINVLSLFGMIIVIGILVDDGIVIAENIYQNYEKGKPPIQAAVDGVMEVLPPIISAIITTILAFSIFLFLDSRIGEFFGEVSVIVILTLVVSLVEALIILPAHLAHSKALQPLDNKPKKGIAKVFAKLRVINEWGDKLMVWMRDKLYGPVLRFSLRYKILMFSIFVMLLFLSFGSIGGGIIRTAFFPRVASDRVSVDLLMPNGTHERVTDSIISLIEEKAKIVDQELTEKYLKGTGKKLFENMIRKVGPGSSTASLDINLLPGEERPDEIRSDLITNRLQELVGPVIGVESLIYGSGGNFGGSPVSVSLLGNNIVELKEAKKELKAILQNNALLKDVADNDPAGIKEIRLELKENAYLMGLDLRSVMNQVRAGFFGAQAQRFQRGQDEIRVWVRYDRSDRSSINDLDDMRISTPSGSKVPLKEIASYVIVRGDVAINHLEGQREIQVSADIKDDKTTSATDIMNEIRTVIMPDIHSRYPTVTASYEGQNRETQKLFGSLKFVGLSVLLLIYITIAFTFRSFSQPLLLIILVPFSITAVAWGHWIHDFPINVLSMLGIIALIGIMVNDGLVLIGKFNGNLREGMKFDDAIYEAGKSRFRAIFLTSITTIAGLAPLLLEKSRQAQFLKPMAISIAYGIGYATVLTLLMLPLFLAFSNKMKVGTKWLITGKKVTKEEVERAIKEQMEESHMQNFEKHEQNGHSPEISTSLEDDIAISNELEDKK, encoded by the coding sequence ATGAGGAATATTATAGCCTATTTTATTAAGTACCATGTAGCCGTAAATGTCATAATTGTGGCTTTCCTTATTTTTGGTATAGTAGGGGCATTGTCATTAAAATCCTCATATTTCCCGCTTACTGATTCCAAAAATATTAGTATAAATGTAACCTATCCAGGTGCTTCCCCACAAGAAGTGGAGGAAGGTATTGTTCTTAAGATAGAGGATAACCTAAAAGGTTTGGAGGGTGTGGACCGGGTTACTTCCACTTCAAGGGAAAACAGTGGTATTATAAATGTCGAGATAGAGAAGGGCAGGGATATAGATTTTATGCTCTTGGAAGTTAAAAATGCCGTTGATAGGGTGCCTTCGTTCCCAACGGGTATGGAGCCTTTGGTGGTCTCCAAGTTGGAGGCGGTAAGACAGACCATTAGTTTTGCCATAAGTGGTGAAAATATAAGTTTGTCTGCATTGAAGCAGATAGGCAGGCAGGTGGAGAACGATATTAGGGCTATGGAGGGCATCTCCCAGATCGGAATTACCGGATATCCTGCTGAGGAAATAGAGATTGCGGTGAACGAGAATAGCCTTTTGGCTTATAATGTGTCATTTGACGAGGTAGCCCAAGCCGTCTCTAATGCCAATATTTTGGTTACCGGGGGTAATATTAAGACTAATGCGGAGGAATTTCTGATCAGGGCCAACAATAGGTCGTATTATGGAAATGAATTATCAAATGTCATCGTCAGGGCCAATGCGTCCGGACAAACAGTACGCCTCAAGGATGTGGCAGTCATAAGGGATCGGTTTTCGGAAACGCCCAATGCTACATATTTTAATGGAAATCTAGCTGTAAATATTGCTATTACAAGTACCAATACGGAAGATTTAATAACATCATCCGAAAAGGTAAAGGAATATATAGAGGAGTATAATCAAAAACATAACAACGTAAAATTGAGTGTGGTCAGTGATCAGTCCGTTACACTAACACAACGTACTCAATTGTTGACCGAAAATGCGATTATGGGGATGATTTTGGTACTCATCTTCCTTTCGCTGTTTCTTAATACCAGATTGGCGTTTTGGGTGGCCTTTGGCTTACCGGTAGCATTTTTGGGAATGTTTGTATTTGCCGGATTCTTTGATGTAACCATCAATGTTTTGTCCCTTTTTGGAATGATTATCGTAATCGGTATTTTGGTGGATGACGGTATTGTGATCGCCGAAAACATTTATCAGAACTACGAGAAGGGGAAGCCCCCCATACAAGCGGCTGTTGATGGTGTTATGGAGGTACTGCCTCCAATTATTTCGGCCATCATTACTACGATATTGGCATTTTCTATTTTCCTGTTCTTGGATAGTAGGATTGGCGAATTTTTTGGTGAGGTATCCGTAATCGTGATACTTACTTTGGTGGTTTCCTTGGTGGAGGCCTTGATTATTCTACCTGCCCATTTGGCCCATTCAAAAGCCCTACAGCCCTTGGACAATAAGCCTAAAAAGGGAATAGCTAAGGTATTTGCAAAATTAAGGGTCATCAATGAATGGGGAGATAAACTTATGGTATGGATGAGGGATAAGTTATATGGCCCCGTTCTGCGTTTTTCGCTCCGCTATAAAATTCTGATGTTTTCTATATTCGTAATGTTACTGTTTTTAAGTTTCGGTTCCATTGGGGGTGGAATAATCAGAACTGCGTTTTTTCCACGGGTGGCAAGTGATCGGGTATCCGTAGACTTGCTTATGCCGAATGGGACCCATGAAAGGGTAACCGATTCCATAATTAGCCTAATTGAGGAGAAGGCCAAAATTGTGGATCAGGAGCTGACGGAAAAATACTTAAAGGGTACTGGTAAAAAGCTTTTTGAAAACATGATTAGGAAAGTAGGGCCCGGCTCCTCCACGGCCTCGCTGGACATTAATCTTTTGCCTGGGGAAGAAAGGCCAGACGAGATACGGTCGGATTTGATTACCAATAGATTGCAGGAACTGGTAGGTCCTGTTATTGGGGTAGAAAGTCTCATCTATGGTTCTGGGGGTAATTTTGGGGGTAGCCCTGTTTCTGTTTCCCTATTGGGCAATAATATTGTGGAATTAAAAGAGGCCAAAAAGGAGCTTAAAGCTATTTTGCAGAACAATGCCCTTTTAAAGGATGTTGCGGACAATGATCCTGCAGGAATAAAGGAAATACGGCTGGAGCTGAAGGAGAATGCCTATTTAATGGGGTTGGATCTTAGAAGTGTTATGAATCAGGTGCGTGCAGGATTTTTTGGGGCCCAGGCGCAACGTTTTCAACGGGGACAGGATGAAATCCGGGTCTGGGTGCGTTACGACCGCTCCGATCGCTCGTCCATCAACGATTTGGACGATATGAGGATTAGTACTCCCAGTGGAAGTAAGGTACCCTTAAAGGAAATTGCAAGTTACGTTATAGTGCGGGGAGATGTGGCTATTAACCATTTGGAGGGTCAGCGCGAAATTCAGGTTTCTGCTGATATTAAAGATGATAAGACTACCAGTGCCACCGATATTATGAATGAAATAAGGACGGTTATTATGCCGGATATCCATTCTAGATATCCTACTGTAACTGCATCCTATGAAGGGCAGAACAGAGAAACCCAAAAGCTTTTTGGGTCTTTAAAATTTGTGGGCCTTTCCGTTTTGCTGTTGATCTATATTACTATAGCCTTTACCTTCAGGAGTTTTAGTCAACCTCTACTTTTGATTATTTTGGTGCCTTTTAGTATCACTGCCGTGGCCTGGGGCCACTGGATCCATGATTTTCCTATCAACGTTTTGTCTATGTTGGGGATTATTGCCTTAATAGGAATTATGGTAAATGATGGCTTGGTGCTTATTGGAAAATTTAATGGTAATCTTAGGGAAGGAATGAAGTTTGATGATGCCATTTATGAAGCCGGTAAATCTAGGTTTAGGGCTATATTTCTTACTTCCATTACGACTATTGCCGGTTTGGCACCTTTGTTATTGGAAAAAAGTCGACAAGCACAATTTTTGAAACCCATGGCTATATCCATTGCCTATGGAATTGGGTACGCGACCGTATTGACCTTATTGATGCTGCCTTTGTTTCTGGCCTTTAGCAATAAAATGAAAGTTGGCACCAAATGGTTGATTACTGGAAAAAAAGTGACCAAAGAAGAAGTTGAACGGGCAATAAAGGAACAAATGGAAGAAAGTCATATGCAAAATTTTGAAAAACATGAGCAGAATGGTCATTCTCCGGAAATATCAACTTCGTTAGAGGATGACATCGCAATATCTAACGAATTGGAAGACAAGAAGTAA
- a CDS encoding efflux RND transporter periplasmic adaptor subunit, with protein sequence MNSRKIALSIIGGLLIIGSFFGAKYIVNSKTTPKPRPEKVVKTVMVETVKNGNVPIIVPANGNLVAKRRVELYAEVQGVFKSGNKLFKPGQEYRAGEILIRIDAAEYYANVQSSKSNLYNLITSIMPDLRLDYPEIFDKWQSFLANFDINKSVPPLPEMNTDKEKYFISGRGILTNYYTIKNLEQRLAKYTIAAPFNGVLTEALVTEGTLVRSGQKLGEFINTNDYELEVAISKTYSDLLNVGEVVQLKSIDNNKTYQGKVTRINGRVDLASQTITAFIEVKDPDLREGMYLEAHLKAKEEPNAIEINRSLLLETQEIFVVRDSVLDLIPVKPVYYSDNSVVLKDVPEGITILSKPVMGAYAGMLVKVFKDQVTNNQN encoded by the coding sequence ATGAATTCTAGAAAAATTGCATTATCTATTATTGGGGGCCTCCTAATAATAGGCTCCTTTTTTGGTGCAAAATATATTGTCAATAGTAAGACTACTCCAAAGCCACGACCAGAGAAGGTGGTAAAAACGGTTATGGTTGAGACGGTCAAGAATGGTAATGTGCCAATTATTGTTCCGGCAAACGGAAATCTTGTAGCCAAAAGAAGGGTGGAGCTCTATGCTGAAGTCCAAGGGGTTTTTAAATCTGGGAATAAACTATTTAAACCAGGACAGGAATATAGGGCGGGAGAAATACTTATAAGGATAGACGCTGCTGAATATTACGCCAACGTTCAATCCTCCAAAAGTAATTTATACAATTTAATCACTTCCATAATGCCCGATCTTAGATTGGACTATCCGGAGATATTTGATAAATGGCAATCATTTCTGGCCAATTTTGATATAAATAAAAGTGTTCCTCCCCTTCCGGAAATGAATACGGACAAAGAAAAATATTTTATTTCCGGGCGAGGTATATTGACCAATTACTACACTATAAAAAATTTAGAGCAACGTTTGGCCAAGTATACTATTGCGGCACCTTTTAATGGGGTTTTGACCGAAGCATTGGTCACAGAGGGTACCTTGGTCAGGTCTGGGCAAAAATTGGGAGAATTTATCAATACCAATGATTACGAATTGGAAGTCGCCATCAGCAAGACCTACAGCGATCTATTGAATGTTGGTGAGGTAGTGCAGTTAAAAAGTATTGATAATAACAAAACCTATCAAGGGAAAGTTACGAGAATTAACGGTCGGGTAGATCTGGCTTCCCAGACCATTACGGCTTTTATAGAGGTGAAGGATCCGGACCTTAGGGAAGGGATGTACCTAGAGGCCCATCTAAAAGCCAAGGAAGAGCCAAATGCCATTGAAATAAACAGAAGTTTATTGCTGGAAACCCAAGAAATATTTGTGGTCAGGGACTCCGTGCTGGATTTGATACCGGTTAAACCTGTTTATTATTCGGATAATAGTGTAGTTTTAAAGGATGTTCCCGAGGGAATAACAATTCTATCCAAACCGGTAATGGGAGCCTATGCTGGAATGTTGGTAAAAGTATTTAAAGACCAAGTAACCAACAATCAAAACTAA
- a CDS encoding NAD(P)/FAD-dependent oxidoreductase: MVDYLIVGLGLAGISFCEVLESNKKSFKVISDDSQTSSVVAGGLYNPVTLKRFTLAWNAKEQLDLAIPFYSELEKKLNIQLDYKIPILRRFASINEQNLWFEASDKPNLGLFVAPKILTNHNPNIEAPYGYGEVMHTGRIDTAVLLLHYGKYLRDKDVLLRETFDFKALTLKDGFVEYQGTKAKNIVFATGFGLKNNPYFNYLPLNGTKGELLTIKAPALKEERVIKSSVFIIPLGSDMYRVGATYKWKDKSNTPTEECKQELLQKLNTFLKCPYEVVDHVAGIRPTVSDRKPLVGRHPEHENMYLLNGLGSRGVMIAPMASMQLYALIENKEAIVPEMDLCRFTKKHFRN; this comes from the coding sequence ATGGTAGATTATCTAATTGTGGGTCTGGGCTTGGCCGGTATTTCCTTTTGCGAAGTATTGGAGAGCAATAAAAAATCGTTTAAAGTAATCAGTGATGATTCCCAAACCTCTTCCGTGGTAGCAGGCGGACTTTATAATCCTGTAACCCTTAAACGTTTTACATTGGCATGGAATGCCAAAGAACAGTTGGATTTGGCTATTCCTTTCTATTCCGAATTGGAAAAGAAATTAAATATCCAGCTGGATTACAAAATTCCGATCTTGAGGCGTTTTGCCAGTATAAACGAACAGAACCTTTGGTTTGAAGCTTCGGACAAACCAAATTTGGGCCTCTTTGTGGCCCCAAAAATACTTACCAACCATAATCCCAATATTGAAGCGCCCTATGGCTATGGGGAGGTAATGCATACGGGAAGGATAGATACTGCCGTTTTACTATTGCACTACGGCAAGTATCTGAGGGATAAAGATGTATTGCTCAGGGAAACCTTTGATTTTAAGGCCCTAACGTTAAAGGACGGATTTGTGGAATATCAAGGTACAAAGGCTAAAAACATAGTTTTTGCAACAGGATTTGGGTTAAAAAACAACCCGTATTTTAATTATTTGCCGCTCAACGGTACCAAAGGTGAATTACTGACGATCAAGGCACCGGCCTTAAAAGAGGAGAGGGTTATAAAATCGTCCGTTTTTATTATTCCCTTGGGCAGTGATATGTATAGGGTGGGGGCTACCTATAAATGGAAAGATAAAAGCAATACTCCCACTGAAGAATGTAAACAGGAGCTTTTGCAAAAGTTGAATACTTTTCTAAAATGCCCTTATGAAGTTGTTGACCATGTGGCGGGAATTAGGCCAACGGTAAGTGATAGGAAGCCATTAGTAGGCAGGCATCCCGAACATGAAAATATGTATTTGCTCAATGGTCTGGGTTCACGTGGGGTAATGATCGCCCCAATGGCGTCCATGCAACTTTATGCCTTAATAGAAAATAAAGAGGCTATTGTGCCCGAAATGGACCTATGCCGTTTTACCAAGAAGCATTTTAGGAATTGA
- a CDS encoding leucine-rich repeat domain-containing protein, giving the protein MRKSIFMLFMVIIGQFLSGQVSDLEKNALIDLYNSAKGDTWTKGWDLNAPVASWEGITLENNKVVSVNLMNNNLRGSIPNSIGDLKNLKVLNLALNNIGGSIPEGITELKKLVVLRLGKNKITGGIPKNIGSLEKLLVLDLFYNDLSGELPQSMSEIKRLRVILLSHNGLSGSIPLTFGNLKYLERLELGDNNFSGEVPESLENLTNLKMLVLAENRFRGEFPEDILSLPNLKLVQLQNNRFGGNDFSNDAANNNFALFDFDGGNHRNFDLNKINSNKDVRTADTRFEDSFN; this is encoded by the coding sequence ATGAGAAAAAGCATATTTATGCTATTTATGGTTATAATTGGGCAATTTTTGTCCGGGCAGGTTTCTGATCTGGAAAAAAATGCGCTTATAGACCTCTATAACAGTGCTAAGGGCGATACCTGGACCAAGGGGTGGGATCTGAATGCCCCGGTTGCTAGCTGGGAGGGTATAACCCTAGAGAACAATAAGGTGGTATCCGTTAATTTAATGAATAACAATCTTAGGGGGAGCATACCAAATTCAATAGGCGACCTAAAGAATTTAAAGGTATTGAACCTTGCTCTAAATAATATAGGAGGGAGTATTCCGGAAGGTATAACGGAATTAAAAAAATTGGTTGTGCTAAGGTTGGGTAAAAACAAGATAACAGGAGGGATACCTAAAAATATTGGGAGTCTGGAAAAACTTCTTGTACTGGATCTGTTTTATAATGACCTTTCTGGAGAATTGCCCCAAAGCATGAGTGAGATTAAAAGGCTAAGGGTAATATTGCTTTCCCATAACGGATTAAGTGGTTCTATTCCTTTGACCTTTGGAAATTTAAAATATTTAGAACGTTTGGAGTTGGGCGATAACAATTTTAGTGGTGAAGTGCCAGAGAGTCTGGAAAACCTGACCAATCTAAAAATGCTTGTTTTGGCGGAGAACCGATTCCGTGGAGAATTCCCTGAGGATATCTTGAGCCTTCCCAATCTAAAATTGGTACAACTTCAAAATAATAGATTTGGCGGAAATGATTTCAGCAACGATGCAGCCAATAATAATTTTGCCCTTTTTGATTTTGATGGAGGTAATCACAGAAACTTTGATCTTAATAAAATAAATAGTAATAAGGACGTTAGAACGGCTGATACCAGATTTGAGGATAGTTTTAATTAA